A window from Candidatus Nitrosotenuis uzonensis encodes these proteins:
- a CDS encoding thiamine pyrophosphate-dependent enzyme: MLHNCGDFGIVNAIQMSLSEMQIPRHKAAIFSGIGCSGKTSHFINVYGVHTLHGRVLTFAQGAKLANPDMEIIAVGGDGDGLGIGAGHFVAAGRRNLDMTYIIFNNGVYGLTKGQASPTLKLGEKTKSLPAPNTNYNVNPIGLAIASGFTFVARGYAYDVRHLKDLIVAAVQHKGLAFLDVLQPCPTYNDINTRDWYAGMDRVDEVTKKPQPRTYHLEDTGYDPVVHYGSETELNEKLAQALIKSLEWDTKIPTGIFYKNEVISQYDKRIMDKIPNYLENYPAIQTISANGRPTTDISPILDSLSI, from the coding sequence ATTTTGCATAACTGCGGAGATTTTGGCATTGTAAATGCAATACAAATGTCGCTCTCAGAAATGCAGATTCCACGTCACAAGGCTGCAATATTCTCAGGAATCGGCTGCTCTGGGAAAACATCGCATTTTATCAACGTCTATGGTGTGCACACGCTGCATGGAAGGGTCCTAACATTTGCACAGGGCGCCAAGCTTGCAAATCCTGACATGGAAATAATAGCGGTGGGAGGAGACGGAGACGGATTGGGAATTGGGGCAGGACACTTTGTGGCAGCAGGGCGTAGAAATCTTGACATGACATACATCATATTCAACAACGGAGTATACGGGTTAACAAAAGGCCAAGCGTCGCCTACACTTAAGCTTGGCGAAAAAACAAAATCACTCCCAGCACCAAACACAAACTATAACGTAAATCCTATAGGCCTTGCAATAGCCAGCGGGTTTACTTTTGTTGCAAGAGGATATGCGTACGACGTGCGACACCTAAAGGATCTGATAGTTGCTGCAGTGCAACACAAGGGGCTTGCATTCCTTGACGTGCTGCAGCCATGCCCTACATATAATGATATTAACACAAGGGACTGGTATGCCGGAATGGACAGAGTCGATGAGGTGACAAAAAAACCACAACCGCGAACGTATCACCTTGAGGATACCGGCTATGATCCGGTGGTCCACTATGGCTCTGAAACCGAGCTTAACGAAAAACTCGCACAGGCACTAATAAAATCGCTAGAATGGGACACAAAGATTCCGACCGGAATATTCTACAAAAACGAGGTGATAAGCCAGTATGATAAGAGAATCATGGACAAAATTCCAAACTATCTTGAAAACTATCCTGCAATACAGACAATATCTGCAAACGGCAGGCCTACTACGGACATTTCTCCCATATTGGACTCGCTTTCAATATGA
- a CDS encoding coenzyme F420-0:L-glutamate ligase gives MLSVIPVKASRKDGPFDLYHDVIDLLKDKIVDGDIIVISSKYVANSQGRILNLADTVPSADAESLSRKYKMASKFAEIILRESDMIFGGVSGFILASYDGVLAPNAGIDKSNVKSGKVILYPDESYKVAENLKRRLYLEMGIHTGIIIVDSRLMPARSGTTGIAIACAGFEPVQDMRGQIDLDGNPLKVTLKATADNLASIANHRMGEGAESTPIAIVRDSGASLTDRRISPEEMIVPSEMCVYVRGFQSSS, from the coding sequence ATGCTAAGTGTCATCCCGGTAAAGGCATCAAGAAAGGACGGGCCGTTTGACCTATACCATGATGTAATTGACCTGCTCAAAGACAAGATTGTAGACGGCGATATTATTGTAATATCGAGCAAATACGTTGCCAACTCTCAGGGCCGCATCCTGAATCTAGCAGACACCGTACCGTCAGCGGATGCTGAAAGTCTATCTCGCAAGTACAAGATGGCTTCCAAGTTTGCAGAAATAATTCTACGTGAATCAGATATGATATTTGGTGGAGTATCAGGTTTCATTCTGGCATCATATGACGGAGTGCTTGCGCCAAATGCTGGCATTGACAAGTCGAACGTCAAGAGCGGCAAGGTGATTTTGTATCCGGATGAATCATACAAGGTAGCAGAGAACCTTAAAAGAAGACTTTACTTGGAGATGGGAATTCATACAGGCATCATCATAGTTGACAGTAGGCTGATGCCAGCAAGGTCGGGGACAACTGGAATTGCGATTGCTTGCGCTGGCTTTGAACCGGTGCAGGACATGCGCGGCCAGATAGACCTTGACGGAAATCCCCTCAAGGTAACCCTGAAGGCAACTGCAGACAATCTGGCATCGATTGCAAATCACAGGATGGGCGAAGGTGCAGAATCAACTCCAATTGCAATAGTAAGAGACTCCGGTGCAAGCCTAACTGATAGGAGAATAAGCCCAGAAGAGATGATTGTTCCCTCGGAGATGTGTGTGTACGTGCGAGGGTTCCAGAGCAGCTCGTAG
- a CDS encoding 3-isopropylmalate dehydratase large subunit has translation MNITEKILARASSKSRVAPDDIVFANVDKAMIHDVSGPGVIKVFEKLKKEGIPVEKLWDSSKIWVAEDHFVPSAEKISAENIVKLTKFTKQYGIEKHFKYGMGQYGICHTLSHEEAMVLPGEVYVGGDSHTNTTGALGAFACGLGHTDVAYVLLNGKIWFKVPQTLYFKLNGRLSDNVMAKDFILKIIGDIGTDGAAYETMQFGGTGISEMSVESRLTLCNMTTEAGAKNGIIEPDQKVFEYLAQRGATKYSPVYGDEDAEYAKVYEYEASELEPLVAKPYSPENIAVVRDVAGVELDKSYIGSCTGAKYEDLEAAARILKGRKVKIRTEVLPAAISIYKRAMENGLIKIFLDAGVTVGPPTCGACCGAHMGVLAKDEVCISTTNRNFPGRMGHVESKTYLASPLVAAASAVTGKITDPRDLR, from the coding sequence GTGAACATTACAGAGAAGATACTCGCACGAGCGTCATCAAAGTCTCGAGTGGCTCCAGACGACATTGTGTTTGCAAACGTGGACAAGGCGATGATTCACGACGTGTCCGGCCCAGGAGTGATAAAGGTATTTGAGAAGCTCAAAAAGGAGGGCATTCCAGTTGAGAAGCTCTGGGATTCTTCGAAAATTTGGGTCGCAGAGGATCACTTTGTCCCATCTGCTGAAAAGATATCGGCCGAAAATATCGTCAAGCTAACCAAGTTTACCAAGCAATATGGGATTGAAAAACACTTCAAATACGGAATGGGGCAATACGGAATATGTCATACACTGTCCCACGAGGAAGCAATGGTGCTTCCAGGCGAGGTGTATGTTGGCGGAGACTCTCATACGAACACCACTGGTGCGCTTGGTGCTTTTGCCTGCGGACTAGGACACACTGATGTGGCCTACGTGCTTCTAAACGGCAAGATATGGTTCAAGGTGCCGCAGACTCTATACTTTAAGCTAAATGGAAGACTTTCTGATAACGTCATGGCAAAAGACTTCATACTCAAAATAATAGGTGACATAGGCACAGACGGCGCGGCATACGAGACCATGCAGTTTGGAGGAACTGGCATCTCTGAGATGTCAGTAGAATCAAGGCTCACTTTGTGTAACATGACTACAGAAGCGGGAGCAAAAAATGGAATCATCGAGCCTGATCAAAAAGTGTTTGAATATCTTGCACAGCGAGGTGCAACAAAATACTCTCCAGTGTATGGTGATGAGGATGCAGAGTATGCCAAGGTGTATGAATACGAAGCATCAGAACTTGAGCCCCTTGTGGCAAAACCATATTCGCCTGAAAATATTGCGGTCGTACGCGACGTGGCGGGGGTGGAGCTTGACAAATCGTATATTGGATCATGCACCGGGGCAAAATATGAAGACCTTGAGGCTGCCGCAAGGATATTGAAAGGAAGAAAGGTCAAAATAAGAACGGAAGTGCTACCTGCGGCGATCTCAATTTACAAGAGAGCAATGGAAAATGGACTGATCAAAATATTTCTTGACGCCGGCGTCACTGTGGGACCGCCAACATGCGGTGCCTGCTGCGGTGCGCACATGGGCGTCCTTGCAAAGGACGAAGTATGCATTAGTACAACCAACAGAAACTTTCCAGGACGAATGGGGCATGTAGAATCAAAAACCTACCTTGCATCGCCTCTTGTTGCAGCAGCGTCTGCAGTTACAGGAAAGATAACGGACCCACGTGATCTGAGATGA
- the leuD gene encoding 3-isopropylmalate dehydratase (catalyzes the isomerization between 2-isopropylmalate and 3-isopropylmalate in leucine biosynthesis), producing the protein MTGKVIKYERDNIDTDVILPGQYLKLHDYDEIAKHAMEGIDPTFHSKVKPGDYIVAGKNFGCGSSREHAPIALSHCGIKGVLAISFARIFYRNAVDGAFLLPIEIDEQTYKKISDGDQIEVDTQKNQIKNITKNETYAIKPFSEIVAKIIEAGGLFKYKP; encoded by the coding sequence ATGACAGGCAAGGTAATCAAATACGAGCGTGACAATATAGACACGGACGTCATACTTCCAGGACAATATCTGAAGCTTCATGACTATGATGAGATAGCAAAACACGCAATGGAGGGAATTGACCCGACATTCCACTCGAAGGTAAAGCCCGGTGATTACATTGTGGCTGGAAAAAACTTTGGGTGCGGCTCTAGCAGGGAACATGCGCCTATAGCGCTTAGCCACTGCGGAATAAAGGGCGTTCTGGCAATCTCGTTTGCAAGGATCTTTTATCGAAACGCAGTAGATGGGGCATTTCTTCTTCCAATAGAAATAGACGAGCAGACGTACAAAAAGATCTCAGATGGGGATCAAATTGAAGTTGACACACAGAAAAACCAGATAAAGAACATTACCAAGAACGAAACGTATGCTATCAAGCCATTCTCCGAGATTGTGGCAAAGATAATCGAGGCTGGTGGTCTCTTCAAGTACAAACCTTAG
- the leuC gene encoding 3-isopropylmalate dehydratase large subunit, with amino-acid sequence MPRTIFEKIWDDHKVTEIDGRSLLYVDRHLVHEVTSPQAFDGLRINKRKVRRTDLTFATMDHNVPTSNRSLPIVDQISATQIRTLEQNCKEFGIPLFDLHSPYQGIVHVIGPELGITLPGTTIVCGDSHTSTHGAFGAFALGIGTSDVEHVLATQCIVLDKPKTFEIRVDGKRKNPHTITAKDIILSIIKKIGTGGGTGTVIEYRGQTISDLTMEERMTICNMSIEAGARAGLVAPDQKTFEYLRGRMYTPKNYDDLVLQWQEHLKTDSNAKFDKTFSIDVTDIAPQVSWGTNPAMTTDVTDVVPSPDEYAKGNRSEEAAAKKALEYMGLVPGTPITDIKVDRVFIGSCTNARLQDLIEAASIINGNKVAPNVRAMVVPGSQQVKKQAEDLGLDKIFKDANFEWRESGCSMCLGMNPDILARGERCASTSNRNFEGRQGSGGRTHLVSPIMAAAAAIAGHFVDVREMV; translated from the coding sequence ATGCCTAGGACTATTTTTGAGAAGATATGGGATGATCACAAGGTGACAGAGATTGACGGGAGATCTCTACTATATGTTGACAGGCACCTTGTCCATGAGGTGACATCGCCACAGGCATTTGACGGACTTAGGATTAACAAGCGCAAAGTGAGGAGAACCGATCTTACATTTGCTACGATGGATCACAACGTGCCAACGTCCAACAGGTCCCTTCCTATAGTAGACCAGATATCTGCAACGCAGATAAGAACTTTAGAGCAGAACTGCAAGGAATTCGGAATACCGCTTTTCGATCTGCACAGTCCGTATCAGGGTATAGTGCATGTGATAGGGCCGGAGCTTGGCATAACACTTCCAGGTACGACCATAGTATGCGGTGATAGCCACACGTCAACCCACGGGGCATTCGGAGCATTTGCGTTGGGAATAGGCACAAGCGACGTAGAGCACGTTCTTGCTACTCAATGTATCGTGCTTGACAAGCCAAAGACTTTTGAAATAAGAGTGGATGGAAAGAGGAAAAACCCACACACCATAACAGCAAAGGATATCATACTGTCAATAATAAAGAAAATCGGCACAGGTGGGGGGACGGGCACAGTAATAGAATACCGCGGCCAAACAATCTCCGATCTAACAATGGAGGAGAGGATGACAATATGCAACATGTCAATAGAGGCAGGAGCTCGAGCAGGGCTTGTGGCTCCTGATCAGAAGACATTTGAGTATTTGCGGGGTAGAATGTATACGCCAAAAAACTATGATGATCTTGTGTTACAGTGGCAAGAGCATCTGAAAACTGATAGCAACGCCAAATTCGACAAGACATTCTCTATTGACGTAACGGACATAGCGCCGCAAGTAAGCTGGGGTACAAACCCTGCGATGACGACCGATGTAACGGATGTGGTGCCAAGTCCTGATGAATATGCCAAGGGCAACAGGAGCGAGGAGGCTGCAGCAAAAAAGGCACTTGAATACATGGGACTTGTGCCGGGCACGCCAATCACCGATATTAAGGTAGACCGGGTCTTTATCGGCTCGTGCACAAACGCAAGGCTGCAGGATCTCATAGAGGCAGCAAGCATCATAAATGGAAACAAGGTGGCGCCAAACGTGAGGGCCATGGTGGTTCCGGGCTCGCAGCAGGTAAAAAAACAGGCAGAAGATCTTGGCCTTGATAAAATATTCAAGGATGCAAATTTTGAGTGGCGTGAGTCCGGGTGTAGTATGTGCCTTGGGATGAATCCGGACATTCTGGCACGCGGAGAAAGGTGCGCTAGCACATCGAACAGAAACTTTGAGGGCCGGCAGGGCTCTGGAGGAAGAACCCATCTTGTGAGTCCTATAATGGCAGCCGCGGCAGCGATTGCAGGACACTTTGTAGACGTAAGGGAGATGGTCTGA
- the leuD gene encoding 3-isopropylmalate dehydratase small subunit, with protein MEKFHIVKSMATPLDRANVDTDQIVPKQFLKLVQRTGFGKFLFYDWRFEPDGSPKKDFVLNDERYSASHILLAGDNFGCGSSREHAAWALKDYGFDVIIAPSFADIFYNNCFKNGILPISVDRAMIDDLMRTNLPIEVDLQNQTIKYDGKSISFDIDPSRKKTLLEGLDDIAVTLQHEEKISAFEKAHHL; from the coding sequence ATAGAAAAATTCCACATAGTGAAAAGTATGGCAACTCCGCTTGATAGAGCCAATGTCGACACGGACCAGATTGTGCCAAAACAATTTCTCAAACTTGTACAGCGGACAGGATTTGGCAAATTCCTCTTCTATGACTGGCGCTTTGAGCCTGACGGAAGTCCCAAAAAGGATTTTGTCCTAAACGATGAGCGTTACTCGGCGTCCCACATACTGCTTGCGGGGGATAACTTTGGATGCGGCTCTAGCAGGGAGCACGCAGCGTGGGCACTCAAAGACTATGGCTTTGATGTGATCATAGCACCTTCCTTTGCAGACATATTCTACAACAATTGCTTCAAAAATGGTATACTGCCGATTTCCGTTGATAGGGCTATGATAGATGATCTTATGAGAACAAACTTGCCAATAGAGGTGGACCTGCAAAATCAAACAATAAAATACGACGGCAAGTCGATCTCGTTTGACATAGACCCAAGCAGAAAGAAGACGCTACTTGAAGGACTAGATGATATTGCCGTCACACTTCAACATGAAGAAAAGATATCTGCCTTTGAGAAGGCGCATCATCTCTGA
- a CDS encoding nucleotidyltransferase family protein encodes MAVLEPEEESRNHTGRLKAVILAGGKGTRGRPFTDYFPKAMIPLDGRPLISYITDYLSSLKMISEIVIVTDIAGLGGQIRHYFEGTSKIRFVQDSESGTAGDLMHLQKIVNGEPFVLWFVDNIGAVDIQKMYKHFVAKKSMACIATRQYRKEETGFAKVQDGKVMQFIEKPLVKMHDHECTGIYVLSPKIIQIIRRKMRKKKNLNLSYDILQELSKEGLVSSFDIGKTDWLDVESPNVLERKKDTVRKIITKMSQR; translated from the coding sequence TTGGCGGTCCTGGAGCCAGAAGAAGAAAGCAGAAATCATACAGGTAGATTGAAAGCAGTAATTTTAGCAGGTGGAAAAGGGACGCGTGGAAGGCCCTTTACGGATTATTTCCCAAAGGCAATGATCCCACTTGACGGAAGGCCACTCATATCATACATTACAGATTACCTCTCATCGCTAAAGATGATCTCAGAGATAGTCATAGTCACGGACATTGCTGGTCTAGGCGGTCAGATAAGGCATTATTTTGAGGGTACCTCAAAGATCAGATTCGTACAAGATTCTGAGAGCGGAACTGCAGGTGACCTTATGCATCTACAAAAGATAGTGAATGGCGAGCCGTTTGTGCTATGGTTTGTTGATAACATAGGTGCCGTTGACATACAAAAAATGTACAAGCATTTTGTTGCAAAAAAGAGCATGGCGTGCATAGCTACACGACAATACCGTAAAGAGGAGACTGGATTTGCAAAAGTCCAAGACGGCAAAGTCATGCAATTCATCGAAAAACCGCTTGTTAAAATGCATGATCATGAGTGCACTGGAATCTATGTTCTCTCTCCAAAGATAATACAAATTATAAGGAGAAAAATGCGCAAAAAAAAGAACCTCAACCTTTCCTACGACATACTGCAGGAACTCTCAAAAGAAGGGCTCGTAAGTTCGTTTGACATAGGCAAGACAGATTGGCTTGATGTCGAATCGCCAAACGTGCTTGAACGAAAAAAAGATACAGTAAGAAAGATAATTACAAAGATGTCTCAGAGATGA
- the rpsI gene encoding 30S ribosomal protein S9 has translation MTPKTEIYFATRKTSRAHVYITKGTGRVRINNVPAEMIPQETAREVILGPLELLGELRSKVDISVRVKGGGFMGQAYAAATAISRALTGWTKSKKEPKEHPFTKPVRTDLKKKINDFDKHLLSGDARRKEPKKFGGPGARRRKQKSYR, from the coding sequence ATGACACCCAAGACTGAGATCTATTTTGCGACAAGAAAGACCTCAAGGGCTCACGTGTACATAACTAAGGGCACTGGTAGAGTAAGGATAAACAACGTTCCAGCTGAGATGATTCCACAAGAGACTGCAAGAGAAGTAATTCTAGGTCCGCTTGAGCTACTTGGCGAGCTAAGAAGCAAAGTGGACATTTCAGTAAGGGTCAAGGGCGGCGGCTTCATGGGCCAGGCGTATGCTGCGGCAACTGCAATCTCAAGAGCACTCACAGGATGGACCAAATCCAAAAAAGAGCCAAAGGAGCACCCATTTACCAAGCCAGTAAGGACTGATCTGAAAAAGAAGATCAATGATTTTGATAAACATCTTCTGAGCGGCGATGCAAGAAGGAAGGAACCAAAGAAGTTTGGCGGTCCTGGAGCCAGAAGAAGAAAGCAGAAATCATACAGGTAG